The genomic window GTGCGCACGTCCTGGGAGATGAGGTCGGTGCCACCGTCGAAGGGAAGCTCGCCCTCGGGGATCACGGTCGGGAATCCGTCGGGGATCGGCACGGGCAGCGACCCGGCCGGCGCCATGTAGAGGCGAGTGGGCGGGTCGACGAGCGACGGTGGGGCAGCCGACGCCGGTACCGCGAGCGATACCGCCGCGATCGCCCCGACCACCGTGCCGAGCGCGAGCAGCCGGATGCCGCCCCGCCCGCCCTGCCGAATCACCCGATGCCGACCGACTCCGCGCATCACGCCTCCAAGCGCAACGGGGCGCGCCCACCCGGCGCGCCATGCAGTCGACACGCAACCAGCCGACGCTCGCGCCGTCAAGCCGAAAGTGAGGACGCATCATCGTTTCGTGCCCCCATTTCAGGGGTCAGGCGTTGCCGCCTTCGATGGCCGGGCGTGTCGCCGCGCCGCCTAGGCTGACACGGTGCGGATCACAGTTCTGGCCGGCGGCGTCGGGGGCGCGCGATTCGTGCGCGGATTGCGCGAGGAGGTGCGGCGGCGCAGCGAGGCCGGCGGCGCCGAGGCATCCGTCGACGTCGTCGTGAACACCGGCGACGACCTGTGGCTCGCGGGCGTGCGCCTCATGCCCGACTTCGACTCGCTGCTGTACGCGCTCGCGGGCGTCAACGACACCGAGCGCGGCTGGGGCCGGGCCGGCGAGAGCGAGCGGGTCGCCGCCGAACTGCGGGAGTGGGGCGTGGGCTGGCCGTGGTTCACGCTCGGCGACCTCGACCTCGGCACGCACCTCGCCCGCACGTCCTGGCTTCGGGAGGGGCTCACGCCGACCGAGGTCGGCGAGCGCCTGCAACGCCGGTGGCCGCTGGGCGTGACCCTCCGGCCTGCGACGGACACCGAGGTCGACACGCAGGTCGAAGTCGTGGACGACAGCTCCGGCGCCGGCGGGGCATCCGCGGGCCGCCGCACCATGCACTTCCAGGAGTGGTGGACCCGCTACCGCGCCGCGATTCCCGCGGTCGCGTTCCACCAGCCCGGCATCGAGCAGGCCCGCCCGGCGCCCGGCGTGGCCGAGGCGATCCGCGGCGCCGACGTCGTGCTGCTCGCACCCTCGAACCCGGTGGTCTCGATCGGCACGATCCTCGCGATCCCCGGCATGCGCGAGGCGCTCCGCGAGACCGCAGCCTCCGTCGTCGGCGTCTCGCCGATCATCGGCGGCCGTGTCGTGCGCGGCATGGCCGACGCGTGCCTCAGCGCGATCGGCGTCGACACCGACGCCGACGCGGTCGCGCGGCACTACGGGTCACGTGTGACCGGCGGCATCCTCGACGGGTGGCTCGTCGACGACGCGGATGCCGCGGCCGCCGAGGCGCTCGGCACCGATGCGATCGTCGCGGCCGCCGCCCCGCTGTGGATGCACGACCTCGACACGAGCGCCGCACTCGCGGGCGCGGCGCTCGACCTCGCGGCCGTGGTGGGAGCTCAGGGCAGGTAGTCGACGTGGCCGTGCGGCGCGACCGCCGCGCGGTACCGCTCGACCAGCGCCCGCCAGCCCGACTCCGGCGTGAACTCGTGCGAATACACCGCCTCCGTGAAGTGCCAGAGCAGGTACGGGTGCGCGCCGAGGGCGTAGAGCCGCTCGAAGTCGCGCCCGGCAAACGCCTCGCGCTCGGGCCCGGTCAACCCGCGGTCGTCGGTCGGCCCGTCGGGTCCGCCGGGCGCGGCACACCACGCCTCGACGTAGGCCCGCGGGTCGGCGACGTACCGGGACACCTCGGTGTCGCTCATCTCGACCGCGCGCATGAACTTGTCGACGAGGTACTTGCCCATCAGCGGTCCCTCCACATGAAGAACGGGCTCGACGCGAACCGCGACGTGGTGGCCTCGGCCAGGTCGGCGGGCCGGCCGCCCATCGCGGCGAGCGCAGTGATGACGTTGACGTACTGGTAGGTGACGTTGCCCGCGGCCATCAGCCGGTCGTAGCGGCATCCGTCGATTGCGGCCTCGAGGTCGCCGTCGCGCATCCAGCCGACCGCCTCCTCGTCGAAGGCGGGGTCGGGGGACCCGGCGAACTGCCGTGGGCCGCCGACATCCGTCGCCATGTGACCCGAGGTGATCAGCGCCACGCGGGCGTCCGACCGCCAGGCGCCGACGGC from Agromyces sp. LHK192 includes these protein-coding regions:
- the cofD gene encoding 2-phospho-L-lactate transferase, producing the protein MRITVLAGGVGGARFVRGLREEVRRRSEAGGAEASVDVVVNTGDDLWLAGVRLMPDFDSLLYALAGVNDTERGWGRAGESERVAAELREWGVGWPWFTLGDLDLGTHLARTSWLREGLTPTEVGERLQRRWPLGVTLRPATDTEVDTQVEVVDDSSGAGGASAGRRTMHFQEWWTRYRAAIPAVAFHQPGIEQARPAPGVAEAIRGADVVLLAPSNPVVSIGTILAIPGMREALRETAASVVGVSPIIGGRVVRGMADACLSAIGVDTDADAVARHYGSRVTGGILDGWLVDDADAAAAEALGTDAIVAAAAPLWMHDLDTSAALAGAALDLAAVVGAQGR